From Algoriphagus sp. NG3, the proteins below share one genomic window:
- a CDS encoding CBS domain-containing protein — MVKSFQGVRMAEPKKAPIPQILVKEYMSTNLITFKPDDTIDQVMEVFSKRKISGAPVVDASGALIGIISEVDCLKEIIKGKYTNTPKFPGKVSEHMTTDVITLSPDLSIFDAASQFLEHKIRRFPVMKDGRLLGQISLSDIIRAFPTLRQTTW, encoded by the coding sequence ATGGTAAAAAGTTTTCAAGGGGTAAGAATGGCAGAACCCAAAAAAGCCCCGATTCCTCAGATTCTAGTCAAAGAGTACATGAGTACAAATTTGATCACTTTCAAGCCAGATGATACCATTGATCAGGTGATGGAGGTGTTTAGTAAGCGTAAGATTTCAGGTGCGCCGGTGGTAGATGCGTCTGGAGCATTGATAGGGATTATTTCGGAAGTGGATTGCCTCAAAGAAATTATCAAAGGTAAATATACCAACACCCCGAAGTTTCCTGGCAAAGTGAGTGAACACATGACTACAGATGTAATTACACTTTCTCCTGATTTATCAATTTTTGATGCCGCTTCACAGTTTTTAGAGCATAAAATCAGAAGGTTTCCAGTGATGAAAGATGGAAGACTTTTGGGACAGATCAGTCTGAGTGATATCATTCGGGCTTTTCCTACCTTGCGGCAAACCACTTGGTAG
- a CDS encoding trans-sulfuration enzyme family protein, producing the protein MSKHFETNSVRISPSKSSQREHSAPIYLTSSFTFDSAEEARAIFADEIEGNIYSRYANPNSSDLIEKVCAAEGTEDGFATASGMAAMFGSIAALLQQGDHVLAARSLFGSTHQLLTRVFPKWGISSTYGDISDYLNWEKLLQPNTKMLFIETPSNPGLEIIDLEWAGKFAAAHNLILVVDNCFASPYLQQPAKWGAHIVTHSATKYIDGQGRVLGGLILGKADLMKEVHFFARHTGPAISPFNAWILAKSMETLGLRMDRHCSNALKVAEYFEGNPELLAVKYPFLKSHPQYEIAKKQMSQGGGVITVDLKGGVQRAQRFIDKLQMISITANLGDSRSIVTHPASTTHSKLSVEERAQVGISDGLVRLSVGLEHYEDIILDVERAIEGSK; encoded by the coding sequence ATGAGTAAGCACTTCGAAACGAATTCAGTACGAATTTCCCCCTCCAAATCCAGTCAGCGCGAACACTCCGCACCGATCTATCTTACCTCAAGCTTCACCTTTGATTCCGCAGAAGAAGCCAGGGCAATTTTTGCCGATGAGATAGAAGGAAATATTTACTCCCGATACGCCAATCCCAACTCCAGCGACCTGATAGAAAAGGTCTGCGCTGCCGAAGGTACTGAAGACGGATTTGCGACAGCCTCAGGTATGGCGGCCATGTTTGGCAGCATTGCCGCTTTGCTTCAGCAAGGAGACCATGTTCTTGCCGCAAGATCTCTTTTTGGCTCTACCCATCAGTTATTGACAAGAGTTTTTCCTAAGTGGGGCATCAGTTCGACGTACGGGGACATTTCAGATTATCTGAATTGGGAAAAGCTACTTCAGCCCAACACCAAAATGCTCTTCATCGAAACCCCTTCCAATCCAGGACTGGAAATCATTGACTTGGAATGGGCGGGGAAATTTGCAGCAGCACATAATCTGATTTTGGTTGTAGATAATTGCTTTGCTTCTCCTTACCTACAGCAGCCCGCCAAATGGGGTGCCCATATCGTGACACACAGCGCTACCAAATATATAGATGGACAAGGAAGAGTTCTAGGTGGCCTGATTCTGGGAAAAGCTGATTTAATGAAAGAGGTACATTTTTTCGCAAGACATACAGGGCCTGCCATTTCACCCTTCAATGCCTGGATACTTGCAAAAAGCATGGAGACTTTAGGTTTAAGAATGGATAGGCATTGCAGTAATGCCTTAAAAGTGGCAGAGTACTTTGAGGGCAACCCAGAATTGCTAGCTGTCAAATATCCTTTCTTAAAATCCCACCCTCAGTATGAAATCGCCAAAAAGCAAATGAGCCAGGGTGGAGGAGTAATCACGGTTGATTTGAAAGGTGGAGTCCAACGCGCCCAACGCTTTATAGATAAGCTTCAGATGATCTCTATCACAGCCAATCTAGGGGATAGCCGTAGTATAGTTACCCACCCAGCCTCCACTACACATAGCAAATTATCGGTAGAGGAAAGAGCCCAGGTAGGGATATCTGATGGACTGGTAAGATTATCTGTAGGCCTGGAGCACTACGAAGATATTATACTGGATGTGGAGCGAGCGATAGAAGGCTCCAAATAA